In the genome of Desulfallas thermosapovorans DSM 6562, the window ACTCCCACGCTTTGTGTTTTGAATCACTAATCCAGCGGTAAAGGGTTTTGGGGCTTATTTCATGGCGTTTAGCTACTTGTCCAACATTGCCGGTTTCCGCTGCTTCCTGAATTAATTGTTCTTTAAATTCTTTAGGGTATCTTTTGCGCTGCATTCTTATCCCCCTTCTGTTGATTAAAGTTTATATCATTTAGGGATAAGACTCAAATCCTTTTAAGGGGCTATATAGATAAGATTCCCTTCCCTCGATTAGAGTTATAGTATAAAGATATCATAATCCCCAAAAAACTTAAGTCACCCGATTGGGTGACTTAAGTACCAGATTGAAACTGTTCGATATAATCTTCCTTACTTCGCATTGGTGGCCTGATATATTGATACTAATGATATTTCCGTTAACAGAAGAAGAAATAGCCCTAATGCGCAGCCACAGTGATATAAACCGGAATTTGACATCCATACTGGTTAAAGAAATTTAAGAATAGCTAAAGAGACCGTTGCGCACGGTCTCTTTAGCTTGGGGGAATTTTTGATGATCGTTTATTTAAACCAATCAGCTCTTATATTCAATCTTATGCTTGACAATATAAGATATTGGTCATTTGACAAGCTAAAAGTTTTATTGATATCCTAAAAAATATTGGCAAATTTTTTTATTCAACCAGACAACTTGGTTGAATCGACAAAGTTGGTCGCCGGGAACATAAGCTTGATATCATGAAAGGAGAGAAATAACGTGAAGAAAACAGCTATTCTTTGTTCTTTATTATTGGTTTTGGCCCTGGTTTTAGCCGGGTGTAATTCCAATTCCTCCAGCGCCGGAGCAGATGGGAATGCGGAAGCTACTGAAACTACTTTTGAGCGGGCTCAAAGGGAAGGCTATATCTCTGTGGGTTTTGCGAATGAATCACCTTTCGCTTATGCTACTCCTGACGGTAAACTTACCGGTTTAAATGTGGAGATAGCTCGCCTGGTGCTGCAAAGGATGGGCATTGAGGAAATGCAAGGTGTTTTA includes:
- a CDS encoding transposase; translation: MQRKRYPKEFKEQLIQEAAETGNVGQVAKRHEISPKTLYRWISDSKHKAWEYTSSGAKKTAVYVPSPQEFKQLEKENNQLKKILGEKDLEIAI